Within Candidatus Rokuibacteriota bacterium, the genomic segment GGATCAGATAGCCGTGGCTGCCGTGCAGCTCGATGGCGTCGAAGCCCGCCTGCCGGGCGCGGGCCGCAGCCTCGACGAAGCGCTCCACGAGCGCCGGGATCTCCTGGCTCTCGAGCGCGCGCGGCAGCTCGCGGACCATGGGGCAGGGGATGGCCGAGGGTGCCACCGGCTGGCGGCCGGAGACGCGAAGGCTCATCTGCCGGCCGGCGTGATAGAGCTGCATGGAAATGGGCACGCCGTGGGCGTGCACGGCCTCCGATACCCGCCGCAGGCCCTCGAGCATCCCGTCGTCGTCGGCGCGAAGCGCCACCGGGAAGGGGGCGCCCGAGGCATCCACCGCGGTGGCCTCGGTGGTCACGAGCGCGACGCCGCCCTCGGCGCGCCGCGCGAGGTAGCGGACGAGGCGGTCGGTGGCGCGCCCCTCGGCGCTCGCGAAGCCCGAGCCCATGGCGGCCATGATGAGCCGGTGCTGGAGCCGGAGCGTGCCGATGTGGATGGGGCTCCAGAGCGCGGCCCCGCCCCTCATGCGTCGAGCCTCATCATGGGCGCGATGCTGAGCCGCCGCTGCTCCCCCCGATGCCGATGGCACCGCCACGTCGGTCTACGTCGGCAGGCGCGAGACTAGACGTGAAGTCATGGCGCGCGGCGCGAACGGCTGGCTCGGTCCGTCCGTGAACGTGCTGCCAACGTCGCAGCCGAGACTCGCCGTCATGCCAACCCCAGATACGCCTTCTTCACGGAGGAGGTCCCCATCAGCTGCGCCGCGTCGCCCTCGAGGGCCACTCGGGCGTTCTCGAGGACGTAGCCGTAATCGGCGATCTGCAGGACCTGCTGTACGTTCTGCTCGACGATCACGATCGTCATTCCGGACTTTCTCAGCCTGACGACGACCTCGAGGATGTCGGCGATGACTTTCGGCCCCAGGCCGAGGCTCGGTTCGTCGAGCATGCAGAGCGTCGGGGCCGTCATCAAGGCCCGCGCGATCGACAGCATCTGCTGCTCGCCGCCACTCATCGTCCCGGCCAGTTGCCGCCGGCGCTCGAAGAGGATCGGGAACAGCTCGAACACCTGCTCGAAGCCTCCGGCCCGTCCCGTCGCCCGGGCTCGGCCGATGCGCTCGCCCATCTCCAGGTTTTCCCGGACCGTCATCTTCGTGAACAGCCGTCGGCCCTCGGGCACGAGCGCGATTCCTTTCCGGACGATGTCGGACGGGCTCGCGCCAACGAGCGACTCGCCGCAGAAGCGGATGTCGCCCAGACTCGGGCGGAGGAGTCCCGAGATCGTCTTCAGGATCGTCGACTTCCCCGCGCCGTTCGAGCCGATCAGGGCGACGATCTGCGCCTTGCCGACGTGCAGGCTCACGTCGCGCACGGCGTGCACCTCGTCGTAGGCCACGGCGAGGTTGCTGACGTCAAGCACGTCCCGGCGCTCCGGGTCGCTGGCGGCCCCGCCACCATCGCGGGCGCCGGAGGCTGATGATCCCTTTCGGCAGGAAGAGGATGATCATGACAAAGACGACTCCGTACATCATCCGGCTCACCGCGGCGAGCCGCTGGCTGGCACTGATCGGCATCAGGTGACTCAGCTCCTGGATCACCGTCAGGGCCAGAGCGCCGACCAGGGGGCCGAAGACGGTGGCCAGCCCGCCGAAGATCCCGGCGACGAGGACGTTGATCGCCAGGGCCATGTCGAAGATCACGTCCGGCCGCACGAAGTAGATGTATTGCGCGTAGAACGCACCTCCCACGCCGGCGACGAAGGTGCTGGTCCCCATGGCCAGGATGCTGATCCTCGACGAGTCGATCCCCATGGCCTCGGCCGCCTCCAGGTCCTCTCGCATCGCGGCGAGCCTCAATCCGAGCGCCCCGCTCGAGATCCACCAGGAGATGTACAGGGCGCACGCGGTCAGCACCAGGATCACGTAGTAATAGGGGGGCCGCGTCACGAACAAGAAGTGCCAGGGGTCGTTCCGGACCGGCAGCAGCAGACCCTCGGAGCTGCCGACGAACGGCAGGTTGTTGACGATTCCACGCAGCACGGTCGCGAGGGCAAAGGTCGCCAGGACGAAATAGACCTCACGCATCCGGTAGCGCGTGCTGATCCACGCCAGCGATACGCCCAGGAGTGCCGAGAGCCCGCCGCCGAGGAACATCCCCAGCCACGGGCTCACGCCGTAGGACATCAGCAAGAAGACGGAGAGGTAGGCGCCGACGCCCGCGAAGCCGTGGTGACCGAAGGAGAGCAGGCCTGCGTAGCCCGAACCGATATTCCAGGCGGTCGCCTGGAATCCCAAGTAGAGAGCCAGCGTGGCGATGGTCAGCAGGTAATCCGACGCAACGAGCGGGAGCAACGACGCGAGTGCCAGCACCGCTCCCGCCGCCAGCCACCGTCGCCCCACCACGGCCCCGCTCACGCCGCCCGCGATTGCAGCAATCCGCCCGGCCTGTAGATCAGCACCGCGATCAGCAGGCTGAACGTCACCGCGTCGGTCCACCGGGCTCCGAGCCAGACGGTCGTGAAGGTCTCCAGGAGCCCGACCGTGAGGCCCGCCACCAGCGCGCCCGGGATGCTGCCCAGGGTGCCGAGAACGGCGACGATGAAGCCGTACAGCATGAAATGCATCCCGTCATAGGGCGTCATCACCGAGAAGGTCGACAGCGCCGACCCCGCGATCGCCGCCGTCGCCACACTGATGGCGAACGCGCCCAGATAGACGCGCTCGACGTCGATCCCGACGAGCAAGGCGCCGACCGAATCGTTCGCTGACGCGCGGATCATCTTGCCGAAGGTCGTCGTCCGCAGGAACAGCGAGAGCGCGGCGATGGTGACCACGGACAGCACCCCGCCCAGCAGCCGCGCCACGTTGACTCTCGCCGGGCCGAGGTTGAACGCAGTCGTGTCGTACCGGACCTTCACCGATACGATGTCGGTCCCGAACATGAACACCAGCACGCTTTCGAGCAACAGGGACACCCCGAGCGTCAGCAACATCATGCCCGTCTCGTTCATCCTCATGCGGAACCGGCCGATCAGCCCCCAGTACACGATCACGCTGAACACCACCATCATCGGCGTGACGACGACGGTTCCGACGAGCGGGTCGAGCCCCGCGCTGTTGAAGAGCACGAGGGTGAGGTACATCGTCAGCACAACGAACGTGCCGTGGGCGAAATTCACGATGCCGAGCACGCCGAAGACCAGACTGAAGCCGATTCCCATCAACGCGTAGTTGGTGCCCATCAGCACGCCGTTGATCAGGCCCTGGAGGACGACCACGGAGCTACCGCCACCACGCCGCGACGATGGTGCCCCTCATACCACGCTGGGCTCCCGGTACTCGCCGAAGACGTCGCGAAGGACCTGACACATCTCGCCCATCGTGGCGTACGCCTCCACCGCGGACAGGATTGGAGACATGAGGTTGTGGGCGCTGGACGCTTCGCGCGAGGCGGCCGTGCGGAGGTCGTCGAGCGCGCGCCGCACGGCGTCCTGATCGCGCGCCCGCCGCAGCTCGTGCAGGTCCGCGATCTGCTGGGCCTCGGTCTCGGGGTCATGCCGGTGCGGCCGCAACACGACCGTGTCGCCCGCCTCGGTGTACTTGTTCTCCCCCACGCGCACGAACTCGCCGCGATCGATTCCCCGCTGGAGCCGATAGGCGTCCTGCAGGATCTGTCGCTGGACGGCTCCGGACTGGATGCACGCGGTCATGCCGCCCTGCGCCCGGATGCGCGTCAGCTCGGCGTCGATCTGGCTCTCGTAATCCTTGGTCAGGGACTCGATGAAGTACGAGCCCCCGAGCGGATCCACGGTGTTGGGGATGTTGGTCTCCTCGGCCAGTACCTGCTGCAACCGGATCGACAGCACCTGGGCGTCCTTGGCGGGGATCCCGAAGCCCTCGTCGATCGTCCGGAGGCCGATGTGCTGGGCACCGGCGAGCACGCCGATCAACGCCGACAGCGTGCAGCGCGCGGTGTTGTTGAGCGGCTGGCTCTTCGTGAGCGTCGAGCCGCCCTGCTGTGTCACGATGCGGAACTGGACGGAGTCCGGCCGCCGCGCGCCGTACTCGGTTCTGAGCTTCCGCGCCCACATCTTGCGCATCGCTCGCAGCTTGGCGATCTCGCTGAAGAAGTCGATGTGATTGTTCGAGGTGACGAAGGAGAACTTCGGCGCGATATCGTCGGCGGCGAGCCCGCGGCCCATGGCCGCCTCGAGATACGTGAACGCGTTCGCCAGCGTGATCGCCGCTTCATGCAAGCCGTTGGCGCCGGCCTCCTGGAGATGGATCCCGCAGGGGCTCACGGGCCAGTACAGCGGCACCTGTCGCACGCAGAACTCGATCGTGTCCGTCACGAGTCGGAGCGCGGCGTCCACGGGGAAGATGTAGTTCCCGCGACAGATGTATTCCTTGAGGATATCGTTCTGGACCGAGCCGCGGAGCCCGTCCAGCGGAAGGCCGCGCTTGCGTGCCAGGGCGACGTGAATCGCCAGGATCACCGCCGCCTGGGCATTGGCGACCGAGTTCACGAAGACGCCCCGGAAGTCGATCCCGTCGAACAGCACCTCCCAGTCCCTCAGCGACTTCAACGTCAGCCCCGCCAGACCGACCTCGCCGGCGGCGCGCGGGTGATCCGGGTCGTAGCCGAGCTGCGTGGGCAGGTCGTACGCCAGGCCGACCGCGGTCTGGCCGCTGGCGATGAGTTCTCTGAGCAGCTTGTTGCTTTCTCTGGCGGACGCGATTCCACCGTACTGCCGGATCAGCCACAGCTTTCGCCGGAACATCGCAGCGTCGATCCCGCGCGTGTACGGGTAGTCGCCGGGGAACCCGAGGTCCTCGAGGTAGTCGAAGCCACGCGCCTCGAGGTCAAGCGGGCTGTACACGCGCTGGATCGGCACGCCCGAGAGGTCGGCGAACGGCTTTTCGCCGCCCTCGTCGCCCGCCGGGTTCGACGCTTCCCAGAGCTGCTGGGCAGCCTTGAGGGTCTTCAAGAACTCGCGGTCGTACATGGCTCGTCTCCTTGCGGGCGACCGCTGCGATCATCGGCCGAGGATCGCGACGCAGCTCAACGCGCCCGGCCCGCCGACGTTGTGCGCCAGGCCGAGGGTCGCGTTCCGCACCTGCCGTTCCCCGGCCTTGCCCTGCAGTTGCGTCGTGAGCTCGTAGATCATCCGCATGCCGGTGGCGCCGACCGGATGGCCACAGCTGAGGAGCCCGCCACTCGGGTTGACCGGCAACCGGCCCTTCAGGTCGGCATGCCCCTCCTCCACGAACCGCCACCCCTCACCGGGCGGACAGAACCGGAGGTCCTCGCAGTTGAGGAGCTCGGTGATCGTGAAGCAGTCGTGCACCTCGGCGAAGTCGATCTCGGCCGCCGGGTCCTTGATGCCGGCCTCGCGATAGGCCTGCGCGGCGGCGTCCCTCGTCCGCGGGAAGCCCAGGAAGTCGAAGTTCGGGTCGAACACCGTGCGGAAGCTTCCCACCGACAGTCCGATGCCCTTCACGCGCACGAAGTCGTCGCGGATCGTCCGGGCGATCTCCGGCGAGGTGATGATCGCCGCGGCGGCGCCATCGGTCGTCGGGCAGGCATCCAGCACGCCGAGCGGCTTGGCGACGATCGGAGCGTTCAGGACGGCGTCGAGGTCGACGCGCTGACCGAGGTGCGCTTTCGGGTTCATGGCGCCGTTGGCATGGTTCTTGACCGAGACGAGCGCCAGGTGTCTCTTCTCGGCCTTCCGTTCATGAAGGTACCGCTGGGCGCAGAGGGCGAAGAATCCCGGCGCCGTGCGCCCCTTGATGATGAAGGGATGACCGTTCGCGACCGAGTTCGCGACCAGACTCTCCCGCGGGCCGACGTCCCGCATCTTCTCCACGCCCACCGCGAGGACGATCTCGTGCACACCCGAGGCGACGGCCAGGCACGCGTTCCGGAAGGCGTCGAGTCCCGACGCGCAATAGTTGCTGACGCGCGTGACCGGCCCGTGGAAGAAGCGCAAGGGATCGCTGAGCGACGTGCCGGCGTCGCCCTCGTAGTGGCCGCGGCCGGCGGTGCCGAGCCAGGCGGCCTGGAGGTCCGGCACGCCGAGCTTGGCATCCGCGCAGGCCTCGTCGACCGCCTCCACGATCAGCTCGAAGTAGCCCTGGTCGAAGCTCTCGCCGAACCGCGTGCAGCCGACCCCGATGACCGCCACTCGATCCTTGAGCCCCATCGCTATCCCTCCGTCGCCGCGCCGCGACCGGCCGCGCCTGCGGCCCACGCTCCGCCGTCCGCCCCGGCCGGCCGGATCTTCCAGAAGTAGTTGTGGTGCCCGAGGCCCTCGTGCAGCCGACGGAACGTCAGCCTCACCGGCTGTCCGATGGCGACGGCCTCCGGCTCGCAGTCGGTCATCTGGCCGTAGAACCGCCCGCCGCCATCCAGATCGACGCACGCCATCGCCAAGGGAGGGTTCTCGTTCAGGAAGAGATGGTCGACGGTGTAGGTGTAGATCGTGCCGCTGCGGCCGAGCGTGTGGTCGCAGAGCTTCCGGCCGCCACACGTGATGCAGGTCTGACGCCGGGGAAACTGCACCGTCCGGCAGTCGGCACAGCGGCTGCCGCAGAAGCGGATATTCTGCTTCTCCTCCCGCCAGAACAGCGCGAGCGACGACCAGGGGCGGTATTCGGCGCGCGGCAGCGCGCCGCGAAACCGCAAGAACCGTCCGTAGGCGCCGAGCTCGACCCCGCCGGTCATCTGTTCCGTGAATCGCCGCGCCACCTCCGGGCCGTGCGCTTCGATGGCGTCGGTGGCCTGAAGCACGCTCGCGTCAGCCCCGTCCCCGTAATTCGCGAGCAGGACCCGATCGCCCCCGCGCAGCCCTGACAGACCGGCCGCGAGCAACAGGGGCGCCATCGCGGTTCCCGCGTATCCGATCTGGCGGACGAGGTCGGCGCCCTCCGAACGCTCGCACTTGAGGACCTTCAGGAGTCCCCGCAGGCTCGCGCGGTCGGGCGCCGGGATGAGGACTCGCGCCACGTCCCCGAGCGTGAGCCGGTTCGTCTCGAGCACCGTGGTGATCACGCGCCGCATGATGTCGACGTACCCCTTGCGCTGGATGAAGTGCGCGTCACCGCTGCGGATCTCGGCGTCCCCGTCGCGGCGCCAGAAATCGACGAAGGAGCTATCCTCGTGGTGATGGCCGACCGGCGTCAGCACGCACTGCTCGCTGCCGAGGACCAGAGCGCCCGCGCCCGCGCCGATGGTTCGCTCGAGGGCCGACGAGGGCTCGGCGGCACGGGCGTCCGCCGCCACGACGAGCACCGTCCGGAACCGCCCCGCCGACAATCCGTCGAAAGCCGCCTGCAGCGCGAGGCTGGCGCCGCGGACGGAGTTGCAGAAGTCGACGGTGGCGACGCCCTCCCGCAGATCGCAGGCGGCGGCGACGACGGCGGAGCAGAGCTTCTCGCTGAACGGAGGCGTCGTGGACGCGAAATAGAGCGCATCGATCGCGGCCGAGTCGATCCGGCCCGCCGCGAGCGCGTCCTGCGCCGCCTCCACCGCCATCGTGATCGAATCTTCGTCGTAGTTGGCCACGGCGAGCGCGCTCGGCGCACCCTTCTCCGCGCCCCAGGCCTGCGCGAGCGTCTTGCCAGTCAACCGGTAGCGCGGGACGTACGATCCGACGGCACAGATGCCGGCCATGGCGCTTCTCTCCCTCCTCGCGTCTCGCGCGCGTGTGCGGGTCACGGGTTCCACGTCGGCTCGTTACGCGAGCGGCGCTTCTCCGTACAGCAGTCGGACGGAATCGAGCAACTGTCGCGACGGGCGCGGGAACGCCGCCCGACGGCTCACCG encodes:
- a CDS encoding branched-chain amino acid ABC transporter permease encodes the protein MLMGTNYALMGIGFSLVFGVLGIVNFAHGTFVVLTMYLTLVLFNSAGLDPLVGTVVVTPMMVVFSVIVYWGLIGRFRMRMNETGMMLLTLGVSLLLESVLVFMFGTDIVSVKVRYDTTAFNLGPARVNVARLLGGVLSVVTIAALSLFLRTTTFGKMIRASANDSVGALLVGIDVERVYLGAFAISVATAAIAGSALSTFSVMTPYDGMHFMLYGFIVAVLGTLGSIPGALVAGLTVGLLETFTTVWLGARWTDAVTFSLLIAVLIYRPGGLLQSRAA
- a CDS encoding ABC transporter ATP-binding protein translates to MLDVSNLAVAYDEVHAVRDVSLHVGKAQIVALIGSNGAGKSTILKTISGLLRPSLGDIRFCGESLVGASPSDIVRKGIALVPEGRRLFTKMTVRENLEMGERIGRARATGRAGGFEQVFELFPILFERRRQLAGTMSGGEQQMLSIARALMTAPTLCMLDEPSLGLGPKVIADILEVVVRLRKSGMTIVIVEQNVQQVLQIADYGYVLENARVALEGDAAQLMGTSSVKKAYLGLA
- a CDS encoding methylmalonyl-CoA mutase gives rise to the protein MYDREFLKTLKAAQQLWEASNPAGDEGGEKPFADLSGVPIQRVYSPLDLEARGFDYLEDLGFPGDYPYTRGIDAAMFRRKLWLIRQYGGIASARESNKLLRELIASGQTAVGLAYDLPTQLGYDPDHPRAAGEVGLAGLTLKSLRDWEVLFDGIDFRGVFVNSVANAQAAVILAIHVALARKRGLPLDGLRGSVQNDILKEYICRGNYIFPVDAALRLVTDTIEFCVRQVPLYWPVSPCGIHLQEAGANGLHEAAITLANAFTYLEAAMGRGLAADDIAPKFSFVTSNNHIDFFSEIAKLRAMRKMWARKLRTEYGARRPDSVQFRIVTQQGGSTLTKSQPLNNTARCTLSALIGVLAGAQHIGLRTIDEGFGIPAKDAQVLSIRLQQVLAEETNIPNTVDPLGGSYFIESLTKDYESQIDAELTRIRAQGGMTACIQSGAVQRQILQDAYRLQRGIDRGEFVRVGENKYTEAGDTVVLRPHRHDPETEAQQIADLHELRRARDQDAVRRALDDLRTAASREASSAHNLMSPILSAVEAYATMGEMCQVLRDVFGEYREPSVV
- a CDS encoding branched-chain amino acid ABC transporter permease, with the protein product MSGAVVGRRWLAAGAVLALASLLPLVASDYLLTIATLALYLGFQATAWNIGSGYAGLLSFGHHGFAGVGAYLSVFLLMSYGVSPWLGMFLGGGLSALLGVSLAWISTRYRMREVYFVLATFALATVLRGIVNNLPFVGSSEGLLLPVRNDPWHFLFVTRPPYYYVILVLTACALYISWWISSGALGLRLAAMREDLEAAEAMGIDSSRISILAMGTSTFVAGVGGAFYAQYIYFVRPDVIFDMALAINVLVAGIFGGLATVFGPLVGALALTVIQELSHLMPISASQRLAAVSRMMYGVVFVMIILFLPKGIISLRRPRWWRGRQRPGAPGRA
- a CDS encoding OB-fold domain-containing protein, translated to MAGICAVGSYVPRYRLTGKTLAQAWGAEKGAPSALAVANYDEDSITMAVEAAQDALAAGRIDSAAIDALYFASTTPPFSEKLCSAVVAAACDLREGVATVDFCNSVRGASLALQAAFDGLSAGRFRTVLVVAADARAAEPSSALERTIGAGAGALVLGSEQCVLTPVGHHHEDSSFVDFWRRDGDAEIRSGDAHFIQRKGYVDIMRRVITTVLETNRLTLGDVARVLIPAPDRASLRGLLKVLKCERSEGADLVRQIGYAGTAMAPLLLAAGLSGLRGGDRVLLANYGDGADASVLQATDAIEAHGPEVARRFTEQMTGGVELGAYGRFLRFRGALPRAEYRPWSSLALFWREEKQNIRFCGSRCADCRTVQFPRRQTCITCGGRKLCDHTLGRSGTIYTYTVDHLFLNENPPLAMACVDLDGGGRFYGQMTDCEPEAVAIGQPVRLTFRRLHEGLGHHNYFWKIRPAGADGGAWAAGAAGRGAATEG
- a CDS encoding acetyl-CoA acetyltransferase; amino-acid sequence: MGLKDRVAVIGVGCTRFGESFDQGYFELIVEAVDEACADAKLGVPDLQAAWLGTAGRGHYEGDAGTSLSDPLRFFHGPVTRVSNYCASGLDAFRNACLAVASGVHEIVLAVGVEKMRDVGPRESLVANSVANGHPFIIKGRTAPGFFALCAQRYLHERKAEKRHLALVSVKNHANGAMNPKAHLGQRVDLDAVLNAPIVAKPLGVLDACPTTDGAAAAIITSPEIARTIRDDFVRVKGIGLSVGSFRTVFDPNFDFLGFPRTRDAAAQAYREAGIKDPAAEIDFAEVHDCFTITELLNCEDLRFCPPGEGWRFVEEGHADLKGRLPVNPSGGLLSCGHPVGATGMRMIYELTTQLQGKAGERQVRNATLGLAHNVGGPGALSCVAILGR